A segment of the Xenorhabdus bovienii SS-2004 genome:
GTGTATTGTCAGCCATGAATTAGCTCCACGCTCATTAAACGGGAATTTCCACCATACCGGATAATACCGATCACTACTCAAACCCGTTAGATCTATCGTCTGGTTAAAACGGGGCTCTCCCTGAACATCCTCCGCACTCAGGGTCACATCCCCCGTCAATGTCTTCCCATTCACCTTCCTTGAATTGGGCACTGCGTCCTGGGCCTGATTTTTGGTTTCCGCCAAACCGAGGTTTTCTACAAACTTCGGCTTGTTCGGAATATCCGCGCCATTCTGGTTTTTTTCCAGACGAGTATTCGCATTATTATTTGCATTAGCCGCATTCTGGTTTGCAGTATTAGCCAACGCTTTCGCTTCATCAACCCGAGTATCTGTTTCGCCTTTGGAATATGCACCCACATCCCCAGAATTCAGCGCAATATCCGCATTCAGAGCTTTACCATTAACCTTACGCCCCGCTGGAACGCGGCCATCGGCATTATCATTCGCAGCTTTCGCCTGTGCTTTGGCATCATTCACCCGTGCATCGGTTTCAGTTTTGTTATATGCATCTACATCAGAAGCCTTAAGATGGATATCTTCCGACAATGCTTTCCCATTCACCTTGCGACCAGATGGCACGCGACCGTTGGCATTATTATTCGCCGCATTAGCAAAATCATACGCCGCTTTCACCGCTTTCGGTGTTGCCGCATGGGTTTCGCTGTTGTTGTCCACCGCGCTGCTCAGGATCACAAATCCCTTCTCTTTCAGCGTCGCGTCAGGATGATTACGGCTGTTTGAATGCTTCTGAATGGAGTCATCAACATATTCGCGAGTTGCCAGAACCACAGACGGGTCAACTTTCAAGGTCACCGACTCGGTACTACTGACAATCAAAATCATGCGGATGGTCTGGGTACGACCGGAACCTTCCTGTAATTGTGGTTTGTAGCTTTCCGCGCAGTTCCCGACGGCAATCAGAATGCCATCTTTGTCAAACAGACCGATTTCACGGATCCACCAGCCACCTTCACTTTCAGGGATAACCTGTTCAGAGATGATCTGGTTAGTGTTTTTGGGATCGATGCTCAACGTATTGATCGCGGCACGACGCTTTTCATTAATCAGTTTGGTTTGCTTAGTATCTGGTGTCGGCAGGCTGCCACCACCATCACCAACGGCCATATGGGTGATTTCAATTTTTGTACCCAATGCCGCAGCATTCGCCAACTTATCTGCGCCTAGCTGCGTCAGCAGCGCAAAATATTTGGTACTCATGGTCTAATCCTCATGTCATCAATAATATGTATGCCCATACCCACAACGTCTGAGCCGGATACCGTTACTTGTTCTGCGAAATAGGGGTAAACCGTCAGCTCATCACCGCTGTAACTGGCTGCTGAGTAGTAATACTCACCGCGCGTATCCAGATTAATGTCTAACCCAATCAAATGACGGCTGACTGGCTTAGCATCAGAAATCAGTTTTTCCAGTTCTTCGAACATTTCATGGGTGATGCCGTTTTCCAGTACACCAATATCCAGCCGGAAGGTGCCTGGTACATCATTGGTCTGCCACCACTCCTTTACGCGAATGAGATACCCCAGCGGTTCAACGACCCGCCGAATTGCACCAATCGTTCCTTTATGTTTATGCAGGAATAGCGAGCTTTTGATCACTTCTCTTTTGATGCTCTCAGACCAGTGTTCGTCCCAGCGATCCACTGACCACGCCCATGCCAGATAGGGCAACAACGTTGCCGGACAGGTGTCTGGGTTCCACAGTTCACGCAGCGGCACTTTAATCTTCTGCAACTCGGCACAGGCTTTGGCCGCAGCAAGTTCTAGCTGGGTTGAGCCCATCGGCAGAAGGCGATCATTCATCTGAACCTCCCATCATCAGTGTGGTTTTGGTGCAGTAAGACACCTGAGTTTTATCCAGCACCACATCTTTCAGCGGGGCTTTCAGCTCCACACGCTGGATGCCTTCCACATGCAATGCGGCATAAATTGCCGACAAGCGAATGTCACGCCCCAAGCGATGTTGTGCTTCAACGTAGTATTTCAGTTTCTGCTCAGCCGCTTTGCGGATCGGTTCTGA
Coding sequences within it:
- a CDS encoding phage tail protein I; its protein translation is MNDRLLPMGSTQLELAAAKACAELQKIKVPLRELWNPDTCPATLLPYLAWAWSVDRWDEHWSESIKREVIKSSLFLHKHKGTIGAIRRVVEPLGYLIRVKEWWQTNDVPGTFRLDIGVLENGITHEMFEELEKLISDAKPVSRHLIGLDINLDTRGEYYYSAASYSGDELTVYPYFAEQVTVSGSDVVGMGIHIIDDMRIRP